Proteins encoded together in one Papaver somniferum cultivar HN1 unplaced genomic scaffold, ASM357369v1 unplaced-scaffold_21, whole genome shotgun sequence window:
- the LOC113339751 gene encoding 1-phosphatidylinositol-3-phosphate 5-kinase FAB1B-like isoform X1 has product MDSPTKSMTDDELLDGGEKSETASSSSVAESKMVEPVDFENNGLLWIPPGPDDLEDDEEAVLFYDDEDDATAEWRHLSPLTSFGDGESSTKEKSGEEHKKAMKNVVDGQFRALVAQLLQVENLPVGEEDDSESWLDIVISLSWEAATLLKPDTSKEGLDPGGYVKVKCLACGRRSESMVVKGVVCKKNVAHKHMRNKIEKPRFLILGGALEYPNSLSNIITLSDQQEMDHLEMAVATIEAQHPTVLLVEKSVSRSFQEYLHGKDIAVVLNLKRPLLERIARCTGAQIVPSIDNLSSRILGFCDTFRVEKFLELHGSAGQNGKKLEKTLMFFEGCPKPLGCTILLRGANGDELKKVKHVVQYGISAVYHLALETSFLADEGASFPLKSPITVAYNPSANNVEALESTGGGELSSSDLTTLGQDRKNSREEQGSSKEDFPQCTTDHQSILVSLSTRCVWKGTVCERAHIFRIKYYGSSDKPLGRFLRDHLFDQSFRCRLCKMPSEAHIHSYTHGQGTLTISVKKLEILLPGEGEGKIWMWHRCLQCSRLDGIPPSTLRVVMSDAAWSLSFGKFLELSFSNHAAADCGHSLHRDCVRFYGFGRLVACFRYASTNVHSVYLPPSKLDFNYNKQDWIQHEANEVVNRAGHLFAEVSNALRKIADQRTGSRGLITELEGLLKTEEAEFEEYLQNALNREEKKGQPFIDIIEINGLRRQLIFNIYLWDQRLVYAANTDNKPFKEKLNTSAPSAEYLSETLEDAWIGKNQPTVKENNNTAVLVDSSMVDVVMKITDIQDQREEDRRDDNVEQFPAWVRVPFLELYKNSAGRAPKQENSAWYDPIYLLDLYLPSVNKNSSMSTPKLDNLGQYNPVYLPVVREWPRLGGARFFLPIGVDGTVVPVYDDEPTSVISYTLSSPEYHSQISGEGLNGGSSDSKSLHATVSFTDYSPQGKVKYTVTCYYSSRFEALRRMCCPSELDFIRSLSRCKKWGKSNVFFTKSLDDRFIIKQVTKTELEYFLQFAPEYFKYLTESIDTRIPTCLSKILGIYQVTSKHQNGGKDARMDVFVMENLLFGRNLTRLYDLKGSTQSRYNADASESNKVLLDQNLIEEMPTSPIFVGNKAKRLLERAVWNDTSFLASINVMDYSLLVGMDEEKQELVVGIIDFMRQYTWDKHLETWVKTLSIFGGAKNSTPTVISPKQYMKRFRKAMSEYFLMVPDQWSPQNIIPSASQSDLGEDNTVKVSSP; this is encoded by the exons GGCGGCGAAAAGAGTGAAacggcttcttcttcatctgTCGCGGAGAGTAAGATGGTTGAGCCTGTAGATTTTGAGAATAATGGTCTCCTCTGGATTCCTCCTGGCCCAGAtgatttagaagatgatgaagaagctgtcctattctatgatgacGAAGATGATGCCACAGCAGAATGGAGACACCTAAGTCCTTTAACCAGCTTCGGTGACGGAGAGTCCAGTACCAAGGAAAAGTCGGGTGAGGAACACAAGAAAGCCATGAAGAATGTTGTTGATGGTCAGTTTAGGGCTTTGGTAGCTCAGCTGCTGCAGGTTGAGAACCTGCCCGTAGGCGAGGAGGATGACAGTGAAAGTTGGTTGGATATAGTAATATCGTTGTCTTGGGAAGCGGCTACACTGCTTAAGCCGGATACTAGCAAAGAAGGGTTGGACCCTGGCGGATATGTGAAAGTTAAGTGTCTGGCTTGTGGTCGCCGAAGTGAAAG CATGGTGGTCAAAGGAGTTGTTTGTAAGAAAAACGTGGCCCACAAGCATATgaggaataaaatagagaaacCACGGTTCCTAATCCTTGGTGGAGCTCTCGAGTATCCTAATTCCTTGTCAAATATCATTACATTATCAGACCAACAG GAAATGGACCATTTGGAGATGGCGGTTGCAACAATAGAGGCACAACACCCTACTGTACTTCTGGTAGAAAAATCAGTTTCACGGTCTTTTCAAGAGTACCTCCATGGCAAAGACATAGCAGTCGTTCTTAATCTCAAGAGGCCACTTTTAGAGCGCATAGCACGCTGCACTGGTGCGCAGATTGTTCCCTcaattgataatctttcatctcGGATACTTGGGTTCTGTGACACATTCCGCGTGGAGAAGTTTCTTGAGCTGCATGGCAGTGCTGGGCAGAACGGAAAGAAGTTGGAGAAGACGCTCATGTTCTTTGAAGGATGCCCTAAACCATTGGGTTGCACA ATTTTGCTTAGGGGTGCTAACGGGGATGAACTGAAAAAGGTGAAGCATGTGGTCCAATATGGAATCTCTGCAGTATATCACTTGGCTTTGGAGACGTCTTTTCTAGCTGATGAGGGCGCCTCCTTTCCCTTGAAATCACCAATAACAGTTGCGTATAATCCCAGTGCAAATAATGTTGAAGCACTGGAGTCCACAGGTGGAGGTGAACTAAGTTCTTCAGATTTGACAACCTTAGGACAAGACCGAAAAAACAGTCGCGAGGAGCAAGGCTCGTCCAAGGAAGACTTTCCTCAATGTACAACTGATCATCAGAGTATATTGGTTTCGTTATCAACTCGTTGTGTTTGGAAGGGAACTGTATGCGAACGAGCCCATATCTTCCGGATTAAATACTATGGAAGTTCTGATAAGCCCTTAGGACGGTTTTTACGAGACCATTTGTTTGACCAG AGTTTCAGATGCCGGTTATGTAAGATGCCATCTGAAGCACATATTCATTCTTATACTCATGGACAAGGGACTCTTACGATTTCTGTTAAGAAGCTTGAGATTCTCTTaccgggtgaaggagaagggaaGATCTGGATGTGGCACAGGTGTCTACAGTGTTCACGCCTCGACGGGATACCTCCTTCTACTCTAAGAGTAGTGATGTCTGATGCTGCTTGGAGTTTATCATTTGGGAAGTTCTTAGAGCTTAGCTTTTCAAACCATGCTGCTGCAGACTGTGGTCATTCTCTACATAGAGACTGTGTACGGTTCTATGG GTTTGGAAGGTTGGTTGCTTGCTTCCGTTATGCATCAACAAATGTGCATTCAGTTTACCTTCCACCTTCAAAACTTGATTTTAACTATAATAAGCAGGACTGGATACAACATGAAGCGAATGAG GTGGTCAACAGGGCAGGACATCTGTTCGCTGAAGTATCAAATGCTCTCCGCAAAATTGCAGACCAAAGAACTGGGTCCAGAGGCCTTATTACAGAACTTGAGGGGTTGTTAAAGACAGAGGAGGCAGAATTTGAG GAATATCTCCAGAATGCACTAAACAGGGAGGAAAAGAAAGGGCAACCCTTCATTGATATTATTGAGATAAATGGTTTACGGAGGCAATTAATCTTCAATATCTATCTGTGGGATCAGCGCCTAGTTTATGCAGCCAATACAGATAACAAGCCTTTCAAGGAAAAGCTGAATACTTCTGCGCCTAGTGCTGAATATTTGTCTGAAACACTTGAAGATGCGTGGATAGGTAAAAATCAACCGActgtcaaggaaaataataatactgCTGTCTTGGTTGATTCAAGTATGGTAGACGTTGTGATGAAAATAACAGATATCCAAGATCAACGAGAAGAAGACAGACGGGATGATAATGTGGAACAGTTCCCGGCCTGGGTACGGGTTCCTTTTCTGGAACTATACAAGAATTCGGCTGGGAGAGCTCCAAAGCAGGAGAACTCTGCTTGGTATGATCCTATATATCTTTTAGACCTCTACCTTCCTTCTGTAAACAAGAATTCATCGATGAGCACTCCAAAGCTCGATAATCTTGGACAGTACAATCCTGTATATCTTCCGGTTGTTAGGGAGTGGCCACGTTTAGGTGGAGCAAGGTTCTTTCTTCCCATAGGTGTTGATGGGACTGTTGTGCCAGTTTATGATGATGAACCCACAAGTGTTATATCATACACATTATCTTCCCCGGAGTATCATTCCCAGATATCAGGTGAGGGACTTAACGGGGGTTCATCTGATTCTAAGTCTTTGCATGCCACTGTTTCTTTCACAGATTATAGCCCACAAGGGAAGGTGAAGTACACAGTGACGTGTTACTATTCAAGTAGATTTGAGGCTCTGAGGAGGATGTGTTGTCCTTCTGAGCTCGACTTCATAAGGTCTCTTAGCCGGTGTAAGAAATGGGGTAAGAGTAACGTCTTCTTTACGAAATCATTGGATGATCGATTCATCATTAAACAGGTTACCAAGACAGAATTGGAATATTTCCTCCAGTTTGCTCCAGAGTATTTCAAATATCTCACTGAATCGATTGACACAAGAATCCCAACATGCCTTTCCAAGATTCTCGGGATCTATCAG GTTACTTCGAAGCACCAAAATGGTGGGAAGGATGCGAGGATGGATGTTTTTGTAATGGAAAATCTTCTATTTGGACGTAATCTTACAAGACTTTATGACCTCAAAGGATCCACCCAGTCTCGGTATAATGCAGATGCAAGTGAAAGCAATAAAGTCCTTTTAGATCAAAACCTAATTGAAGAAATGCCAACTTCTCCCATTTTTGTGGGAAACAAAGCTAAGCGGTTGCTAGAGAGAGCCGTCTGGAATGATACTTCTTTCCTTGCT TCAATTAATGTAATGGACTACTCATTACTGGTTGGGATGGACGAGGAGAAGCAAGAGCTTGTTGTAGGTATCATTGATTTCATGAGGCAGTATACTTGGGACAAACATCTAGAGACATGGGTAAAAACTTTGAGTATCTTTGGTGGAGCTAAAAACTCTACACCAACTGTAATCTCACCGAAACAATATATGAAAAGGTTCAGAAAAGCCATGTCGGAGTATTTCCTTATGGTCCCAGATCAGTGGTCTCCTCAAAACATCATCCCAAGTGCATCCCAGTCCGACCTTGGCGAAGATAACACCGTTAAGGTTTCATCTCCCTAA
- the LOC113339751 gene encoding 1-phosphatidylinositol-3-phosphate 5-kinase FAB1B-like isoform X2, translating to MDSPTKSMTDDELLDGGEKSETASSSSVAESKMVEPVDFENNGLLWIPPGPDDLEDDEEAVLFYDDEDDATAEWRHLSPLTSFGDGESSTKEKSGEEHKKAMKNVVDGQFRALVAQLLQVENLPVGEEDDSESWLDIVISLSWEAATLLKPDTSKEGLDPGGYVKVKCLACGRRSESMVVKGVVCKKNVAHKHMRNKIEKPRFLILGGALEYPNSLSNIITLSDQQEMDHLEMAVATIEAQHPTVLLVEKSVSRSFQEYLHGKDIAVVLNLKRPLLERIARCTGAQIVPSIDNLSSRILGFCDTFRVEKFLELHGSAGQNGKKLEKTLMFFEGCPKPLGCTILLRGANGDELKKVKHVVQYGISAVYHLALETSFLADEGASFPLKSPITVAYNPSANNVEALESTGGGELSSSDLTTLGQDRKNSREEQGSSKEDFPQCTTDHQSILVSLSTRCVWKGTVCERAHIFRIKYYGSSDKPLGRFLRDHLFDQSFRCRLCKMPSEAHIHSYTHGQGTLTISVKKLEILLPGEGEGKIWMWHRCLQCSRLDGIPPSTLRVVMSDAAWSLSFGKFLELSFSNHAAADCGHSLHRDCVRFYGFGRLVACFRYASTNVHSVYLPPSKLDFNYNKQDWIQHEANEVVNRAGHLFAEVSNALRKIADQRTGSRGLITELEGLLKTEEAEFEEYLQNALNREEKKGQPFIDIIEINGLRRQLIFNIYLWDQRLVYAANTDNKPFKEKLNTSAPSAEYLSETLEDAWIDIQDQREEDRRDDNVEQFPAWVRVPFLELYKNSAGRAPKQENSAWYDPIYLLDLYLPSVNKNSSMSTPKLDNLGQYNPVYLPVVREWPRLGGARFFLPIGVDGTVVPVYDDEPTSVISYTLSSPEYHSQISGEGLNGGSSDSKSLHATVSFTDYSPQGKVKYTVTCYYSSRFEALRRMCCPSELDFIRSLSRCKKWGKSNVFFTKSLDDRFIIKQVTKTELEYFLQFAPEYFKYLTESIDTRIPTCLSKILGIYQVTSKHQNGGKDARMDVFVMENLLFGRNLTRLYDLKGSTQSRYNADASESNKVLLDQNLIEEMPTSPIFVGNKAKRLLERAVWNDTSFLASINVMDYSLLVGMDEEKQELVVGIIDFMRQYTWDKHLETWVKTLSIFGGAKNSTPTVISPKQYMKRFRKAMSEYFLMVPDQWSPQNIIPSASQSDLGEDNTVKVSSP from the exons GGCGGCGAAAAGAGTGAAacggcttcttcttcatctgTCGCGGAGAGTAAGATGGTTGAGCCTGTAGATTTTGAGAATAATGGTCTCCTCTGGATTCCTCCTGGCCCAGAtgatttagaagatgatgaagaagctgtcctattctatgatgacGAAGATGATGCCACAGCAGAATGGAGACACCTAAGTCCTTTAACCAGCTTCGGTGACGGAGAGTCCAGTACCAAGGAAAAGTCGGGTGAGGAACACAAGAAAGCCATGAAGAATGTTGTTGATGGTCAGTTTAGGGCTTTGGTAGCTCAGCTGCTGCAGGTTGAGAACCTGCCCGTAGGCGAGGAGGATGACAGTGAAAGTTGGTTGGATATAGTAATATCGTTGTCTTGGGAAGCGGCTACACTGCTTAAGCCGGATACTAGCAAAGAAGGGTTGGACCCTGGCGGATATGTGAAAGTTAAGTGTCTGGCTTGTGGTCGCCGAAGTGAAAG CATGGTGGTCAAAGGAGTTGTTTGTAAGAAAAACGTGGCCCACAAGCATATgaggaataaaatagagaaacCACGGTTCCTAATCCTTGGTGGAGCTCTCGAGTATCCTAATTCCTTGTCAAATATCATTACATTATCAGACCAACAG GAAATGGACCATTTGGAGATGGCGGTTGCAACAATAGAGGCACAACACCCTACTGTACTTCTGGTAGAAAAATCAGTTTCACGGTCTTTTCAAGAGTACCTCCATGGCAAAGACATAGCAGTCGTTCTTAATCTCAAGAGGCCACTTTTAGAGCGCATAGCACGCTGCACTGGTGCGCAGATTGTTCCCTcaattgataatctttcatctcGGATACTTGGGTTCTGTGACACATTCCGCGTGGAGAAGTTTCTTGAGCTGCATGGCAGTGCTGGGCAGAACGGAAAGAAGTTGGAGAAGACGCTCATGTTCTTTGAAGGATGCCCTAAACCATTGGGTTGCACA ATTTTGCTTAGGGGTGCTAACGGGGATGAACTGAAAAAGGTGAAGCATGTGGTCCAATATGGAATCTCTGCAGTATATCACTTGGCTTTGGAGACGTCTTTTCTAGCTGATGAGGGCGCCTCCTTTCCCTTGAAATCACCAATAACAGTTGCGTATAATCCCAGTGCAAATAATGTTGAAGCACTGGAGTCCACAGGTGGAGGTGAACTAAGTTCTTCAGATTTGACAACCTTAGGACAAGACCGAAAAAACAGTCGCGAGGAGCAAGGCTCGTCCAAGGAAGACTTTCCTCAATGTACAACTGATCATCAGAGTATATTGGTTTCGTTATCAACTCGTTGTGTTTGGAAGGGAACTGTATGCGAACGAGCCCATATCTTCCGGATTAAATACTATGGAAGTTCTGATAAGCCCTTAGGACGGTTTTTACGAGACCATTTGTTTGACCAG AGTTTCAGATGCCGGTTATGTAAGATGCCATCTGAAGCACATATTCATTCTTATACTCATGGACAAGGGACTCTTACGATTTCTGTTAAGAAGCTTGAGATTCTCTTaccgggtgaaggagaagggaaGATCTGGATGTGGCACAGGTGTCTACAGTGTTCACGCCTCGACGGGATACCTCCTTCTACTCTAAGAGTAGTGATGTCTGATGCTGCTTGGAGTTTATCATTTGGGAAGTTCTTAGAGCTTAGCTTTTCAAACCATGCTGCTGCAGACTGTGGTCATTCTCTACATAGAGACTGTGTACGGTTCTATGG GTTTGGAAGGTTGGTTGCTTGCTTCCGTTATGCATCAACAAATGTGCATTCAGTTTACCTTCCACCTTCAAAACTTGATTTTAACTATAATAAGCAGGACTGGATACAACATGAAGCGAATGAG GTGGTCAACAGGGCAGGACATCTGTTCGCTGAAGTATCAAATGCTCTCCGCAAAATTGCAGACCAAAGAACTGGGTCCAGAGGCCTTATTACAGAACTTGAGGGGTTGTTAAAGACAGAGGAGGCAGAATTTGAG GAATATCTCCAGAATGCACTAAACAGGGAGGAAAAGAAAGGGCAACCCTTCATTGATATTATTGAGATAAATGGTTTACGGAGGCAATTAATCTTCAATATCTATCTGTGGGATCAGCGCCTAGTTTATGCAGCCAATACAGATAACAAGCCTTTCAAGGAAAAGCTGAATACTTCTGCGCCTAGTGCTGAATATTTGTCTGAAACACTTGAAGATGCGTGGATAG ATATCCAAGATCAACGAGAAGAAGACAGACGGGATGATAATGTGGAACAGTTCCCGGCCTGGGTACGGGTTCCTTTTCTGGAACTATACAAGAATTCGGCTGGGAGAGCTCCAAAGCAGGAGAACTCTGCTTGGTATGATCCTATATATCTTTTAGACCTCTACCTTCCTTCTGTAAACAAGAATTCATCGATGAGCACTCCAAAGCTCGATAATCTTGGACAGTACAATCCTGTATATCTTCCGGTTGTTAGGGAGTGGCCACGTTTAGGTGGAGCAAGGTTCTTTCTTCCCATAGGTGTTGATGGGACTGTTGTGCCAGTTTATGATGATGAACCCACAAGTGTTATATCATACACATTATCTTCCCCGGAGTATCATTCCCAGATATCAGGTGAGGGACTTAACGGGGGTTCATCTGATTCTAAGTCTTTGCATGCCACTGTTTCTTTCACAGATTATAGCCCACAAGGGAAGGTGAAGTACACAGTGACGTGTTACTATTCAAGTAGATTTGAGGCTCTGAGGAGGATGTGTTGTCCTTCTGAGCTCGACTTCATAAGGTCTCTTAGCCGGTGTAAGAAATGGGGTAAGAGTAACGTCTTCTTTACGAAATCATTGGATGATCGATTCATCATTAAACAGGTTACCAAGACAGAATTGGAATATTTCCTCCAGTTTGCTCCAGAGTATTTCAAATATCTCACTGAATCGATTGACACAAGAATCCCAACATGCCTTTCCAAGATTCTCGGGATCTATCAG GTTACTTCGAAGCACCAAAATGGTGGGAAGGATGCGAGGATGGATGTTTTTGTAATGGAAAATCTTCTATTTGGACGTAATCTTACAAGACTTTATGACCTCAAAGGATCCACCCAGTCTCGGTATAATGCAGATGCAAGTGAAAGCAATAAAGTCCTTTTAGATCAAAACCTAATTGAAGAAATGCCAACTTCTCCCATTTTTGTGGGAAACAAAGCTAAGCGGTTGCTAGAGAGAGCCGTCTGGAATGATACTTCTTTCCTTGCT TCAATTAATGTAATGGACTACTCATTACTGGTTGGGATGGACGAGGAGAAGCAAGAGCTTGTTGTAGGTATCATTGATTTCATGAGGCAGTATACTTGGGACAAACATCTAGAGACATGGGTAAAAACTTTGAGTATCTTTGGTGGAGCTAAAAACTCTACACCAACTGTAATCTCACCGAAACAATATATGAAAAGGTTCAGAAAAGCCATGTCGGAGTATTTCCTTATGGTCCCAGATCAGTGGTCTCCTCAAAACATCATCCCAAGTGCATCCCAGTCCGACCTTGGCGAAGATAACACCGTTAAGGTTTCATCTCCCTAA